From the Lathyrus oleraceus cultivar Zhongwan6 chromosome 3, CAAS_Psat_ZW6_1.0, whole genome shotgun sequence genome, the window TGTTACGCTCTCAATAGAACTTGTTGTTGGAAAAAGGAAATACACGAAATATAACGAAGATTGAATATACTAAAACTTCAGACATAACTAAGTAGAAGGGTCGGGCCTGGTTGGACATTTTCTGCGCATATGTCCTATTTCTCGACAAATACCACACctcctttttttctttttcaacgttgtccatttcagttctaatcCGACAACTGTTTGGGCGACCTTTCTTGTTTCTCCGCATGCGGTTGTTGTGGCATAGCGTGTCACCTTCATATTGTGGCCAACTTGTTTCGGTCGGGATCCCGAGGAAACTTTCCTCGTAGACCTTAAATACGTTTACAACTTTGAACACGTCAGCTATATGCACAGAATAGTCTTGTCTTATGCTTGAACACGCTACAATAACATGTGAGCAAGGGACATGAAACGTTTGGAATCTTCCACACTCACACGTAAGATTCTGAAGGTCGACGTTGTAATGGGTAGTCGGTCTGCCGTCACTATGATGAACAGTTTCCTGGACTAGGAAGCAGAACCTCTCACGATCAAATTGCATAACCGTGTGGCTATTTGATTTGATTACTTCCTCCTCAATTCCCTTCATGCAATTTTCAATGAATAGTTGGCCAGAACCCAACATTTTAGTCCAATCATGTCCTCTTTTCCCAAACAGTGTGCCCATTCGATAATATGTTGATTTTACCAAAGCGGTAATAGGTAGGTTGTGTGTGGATTTTAAAACTGAGTTCATTGATTCTGCGAGGTTGGTAGTCATATGGCCCCAACGTTTCCCTCCATCGAATGATCTCGTCCATTTTCTCTTGGAATATTGTCTACCCATTCTAACGCTTCTATGTTAACCTTACGTATCTCTCCCCTGTAGTATTCATATGTTGCCTCATTTAATGCATACCctgaaaatgaaaatgaaaactaaATTAGTCTGTAGAAGTTAATGTTAGATATGGTAACAAAGATATGTTTTGGAAGATACCCATGTTAACAATTTTTTTCCGAAGTTCCTTGTCTCTGAATTCCCTCATGAAATTTTGAGCTATATGTCTGATGCAATAGACGTGTGAGGAGGGAGGGTGTTGCCAGCCATTATCCGGGTTATTATAGGCACTCTTTAATGACTCATGTCGATCTGATATCAAAAATAGGTTGGGTTGTGGTGTGACATGCATTCTAAGATTTCTCAAGAAAAAACTCCACGTTTCTCCAGTTTCACCCTCTACCAATGCAAAAGCTATTGGAAATATGTTCCTATTTCCGTCTTGTGCCACAGCCATTAACAAAGTTCCCCTGTACTTTCCATATAACCATGTGCCATCTACCTGAACCACcggtttgcagaatgcaaaacccTTGATGCATGGTTGGAAAGCCCAAAAAAGGCGGTGAAAAACTCTAGCACCACTGATTTGAGTCCCTTCATTTGAAAATATAGGAAGGGTCTCGAGTTCTATTATAGTACCTGGTAGAAATATTTTCATGACCA encodes:
- the LOC127130171 gene encoding uncharacterized protein LOC127130171, yielding MLGSGQLFIENCMKGIEEEVIKSNSHTVMQFDRERFCFLVQETVHHSDGRPTTHYNVDLQNLTCECGRFQTFHVPCSHVIVACSSIRQDYSVHIADVFKVVNVFKVYEESFLGIPTETSWPQYEGDTLCHNNRMRRNKKGRPNSCRIRTEMDNVEKEKKEVWYLSRNRTYAQKMSNQARPFYLVMSEVLVYSIFVIFRVFPFSNNKFY